The Armatimonadota bacterium genome includes a region encoding these proteins:
- a CDS encoding FkbM family methyltransferase, with the protein MNRTLAYFLTPQGRRRLKWEFLGRIHPLVTFDYDGGLKLSSPRRNKSARKAFIQGYDNPALLRWLEGVLKPGMTVLDVGANVGLYTLFMARRVGPEGRVVAIEADPDTAVILERNVRASGFSNVTIANVAVGSELGNLRFQRSAKNRGESHISSAGEAGSVEVPVKTLDSLCAELSLGPIGYVKMDVEGYEVAALQGFHSRLASDRAMVVQTELMPRHLARYGKTPEDLRAALEPLGYVGHDLIEGELSAYDFSKRSGDVIWTRA; encoded by the coding sequence GTGAACCGCACCCTAGCCTACTTCCTGACGCCTCAAGGCAGGCGGAGGCTCAAGTGGGAGTTTCTGGGGCGCATCCACCCCTTGGTCACATTCGATTACGACGGTGGCCTGAAGCTATCCAGCCCAAGGAGGAACAAATCCGCGCGCAAGGCATTCATCCAGGGTTACGATAACCCTGCCCTTTTGCGCTGGCTGGAAGGGGTCCTCAAGCCTGGCATGACCGTTCTCGATGTGGGCGCCAACGTCGGGCTCTACACGCTCTTCATGGCCCGGCGAGTGGGCCCTGAGGGCCGCGTGGTCGCGATTGAAGCCGATCCGGATACGGCGGTGATCCTAGAGCGAAACGTCCGGGCATCGGGGTTCTCCAACGTGACCATCGCGAATGTGGCCGTTGGCAGCGAGCTTGGGAATCTGCGCTTTCAAAGAAGCGCCAAGAACCGTGGAGAAAGCCACATTTCGAGCGCAGGAGAAGCGGGGAGCGTTGAGGTGCCGGTTAAAACCCTGGACTCACTGTGCGCCGAGCTGAGCTTGGGGCCGATCGGCTATGTGAAGATGGACGTGGAAGGCTACGAAGTCGCGGCGCTCCAGGGGTTTCATTCCCGGCTAGCGTCGGACAGAGCTATGGTCGTGCAGACCGAATTGATGCCACGCCATTTGGCGCGTTACGGCAAGACGCCTGAGGACTTACGTGCTGCGCTGGAACCGCTTGGCTATGTCGGCCACGATCTTATTGAGGGTGAGCTCAGCGCCTACGACTTTTCGAAGCGCTCCGGCGATGTGATTTGGACCAGGGCATAG